One window of the Lycium ferocissimum isolate CSIRO_LF1 unplaced genomic scaffold, AGI_CSIRO_Lferr_CH_V1 ctg2202, whole genome shotgun sequence genome contains the following:
- the LOC132043212 gene encoding protein ASPARTIC PROTEASE IN GUARD CELL 2-like, with the protein MFVPLQKTLVLLIVLIFSTTTNATSSETKNSIHEIFNVKETIAQYLDTKIQTPYEEQEDFHHVDDENVEEQGNWKLKLIHRDKLHFSSFTYNNSKVFEGRMERDLKRVSSLIKRISGSDVYRVNEFGSDIVSGMDQGSGEYFVRIGVGSPARNQYVVLDSGSDIVWVQCQPCTKCYSQSDPVFDPSLSVSFTGVPCGSSVCDRVENSGCHAGRCKYEVMYGDGSYTKGTMAIETLTFGHTMVKNVAIGCGHSNSGMFTAAAGLLGLGGGSMSLVGQLGGQTGGAFSYCLVSRGTGSNGSLEFGRGVLPVGAAWVPLIRNPLTPSFYYIGLSGLGIGGVRVPISEDVFKITELGDGGVVMDTGTAVTRLPSEAYVAFRDAFVAETASLPRAPAVSIFDTCYDLDGFVMVRVPTVSFFLSGGQIFTLPARNFLIPVNDKGTFCFAFAPSPSGLSIIGNIQQEGIQISFDGANGFVGFGPNIC; encoded by the coding sequence ATGTTTGTCCCTTTACAAAAAACACTAGTGTTGCTAATTGTGCTCATTTTCTCTACTACCACAAATGCAACTTCAAGTGAAACCAAGAACTCAATTCATGAAATCTTCAATGTGAAAGAAACCATTGCCCAATATTTAGATACAAAAATCCAAACCCCATATGAAGAACAAGAAGACTTTCATCATGTTGATGATGAAAATGTAGAAGAACAAGGAAACTGGAAGCTCAAGCTCATTCATAGAGACAAACTACACTTTTCCAGTTTCACTTATAATAATAGCAAAGTTTTTGAGGGTCGAATGGAAAGAGATTTGAAAAGGGTGTCTAGTCTCATTAAAAGAATAAGTGGTAGTGACGTGTACCGGGTCAATGAATTCGGGTCGGATATAGTTTCGGGTATGGACCAAGGAAGTGGAGAATATTTTGTTAGGATTGGTGTAGGTAGTCCAGCTAGGAACCAATATGTGGTCCTTGATTCTGGTAGTGATATTGTTTGGGTACAATGCCAGCCTTGTACAAAGTGTTATAGCCAATCCGACCCGGTATTCGACCCGTCTCTTTCCGTGTCGTTTACCGGGGTGCCTTGCGGGTCGTCGGTTTGTGACCGGGTAGAGAATTCGGGTTGTCATGCGGGTCGGTGCAAGTATGAAGTCATGTATGGTGATGGTTCATATACTAAAGGTACAATGGCTATTGAGACTTTAACATTTGGCCACACTATGGTTAAAAATGTGGCTATTGGGTGTGGACATAGTAATAGTGGCATGTTTACTGCAGCTGCTGGCTTATTGGGCCTTGGTGGTGGGTCCATGTCACTTGTGGGCCAACTTGGTGGGCAAACGGGTGGGGCATTTAGTTATTGTTTGGTGAGCCGGGGCACCGGGTCGAATGGGTCGCTCGAGTTCGGTCGCGGGGTATTACCCGTCGGTGCGGCATGGGTCCCGCTTATTCGAAATCCACTGACCCCGAGTTTTTACTATATCGGGTTATCGGGTCTTGGAATAGGAGGTGTCCGAGTACCAATATCAGAAGACGTGTTTAAGATAACCGAGCTCGGAGACGGTGGAGTGGTTATGGATACAGGGACGGCCGTGACACGATTGCCCTCTGAGGCGTACGTGGCATTTCGTGACGCGTTTGTAGCTGAAACCGCGAGCCTTCCTCGGGCACCAGCCGTCTCGATATTCGACACGTGTTATGACCTAGACGGGTTCGTGATGGTTCGGGTACCGACCGTTTCGTTCTTCCTTTCGGGTGGTCAAATTTTTACCCTTCCAGCTAGGAACTTTCTAATTCCAGTGAATGACAAGGGTACATTCTGTTTTGCATTTGCTCCATCACCATCAGGGCTTTCTATAATAGGAAATATCCAACAAGAAGGCATCCAAATTTCTTTTGATGGAGCAAATGGTTTTGTGGGATTTGGTCCCAATATTTGCTAG